In Streptomyces chartreusis NRRL 3882, the following are encoded in one genomic region:
- a CDS encoding IS5 family transposase (programmed frameshift), producing MVSDELWDRLEPLLPQRERRFRYPGRKPLPDRDVLCGILYVLHTGIQWEYLPKQLGFGSGMTCWRRLRDWNEAGVWQRLHEVLLAELNAAAKLDWSRCVVDSSHVRAFKGGSNTGPSPVDRGRAGSKHHLITDGHGTPLAVLVTGGNRNDVTQLLPLLDAIPPVRGRVGRPRRKPDSLFADRGYDHDLYRNQVRERGIVPAIARRGTRHGTGLGTYRWVIERTFAWLHGFRRLRIRWERRADIHEAFLKLACCLITHRQLGSLC from the exons ATGGTGTCGGATGAGCTGTGGGACCGCTTGGAGCCGCTGCTGCCGCAGCGCGAGCGGCGCTTCAGGTACCCGGGTCGCAAGCCGCTGCCGGACCGGGATGTGCTGTGCGGGATCCTCTACGTACTGCACACCGGGATCCAGTGGGAGTACCTGCCGAAGCAACTCGGTTTCGGCTCGGGCATGACGTGCTGGCGACGGCTGCGGGACTGGAACGAGGCCGGCGTGTGGCAGCGGCTGCACGAGGTACTGCTCGCCGAGCTGAACGCGGCGGCGAAGCTCGACTGGTCCCGCTGCGTGGTCGACTCTTCGCACGTCAGGGCGTTTAAAGGGGGATCCA ACACGGGCCCCTCGCCGGTCGACCGGGGCCGGGCGGGCTCGAAACATCACCTGATCACCGACGGACACGGCACCCCGCTCGCGGTCCTGGTGACGGGCGGCAACCGCAACGACGTCACCCAGCTGCTGCCGTTGCTGGACGCGATCCCACCGGTCCGTGGCCGGGTCGGCCGTCCCCGCCGCAAACCGGACTCGCTCTTCGCCGACCGCGGCTACGACCACGATCTTTACCGCAACCAGGTCCGTGAGCGAGGCATCGTGCCAGCCATCGCCCGCCGCGGCACCCGGCACGGTACAGGACTGGGCACCTACCGGTGGGTGATCGAGCGGACCTTCGCCTGGCTCCACGGCTTCCGACGCTTGCGCATCCGCTGGGAACGGCGCGCTGACATCCATGAAGCGTTCCTCAAACTCGCCTGCTGCCTCATCACCCATCGACAGCTCGGCTCATTGTGTTAG
- a CDS encoding TPM domain-containing protein, protein MFLAVVLAAGCWTLSSASAAFADAPVDLAREGQITDRVGALGSREPEVARALARLVDEHQLQLFVVYVDDFSGRPPQQWANQTASRNELGADAALLSVATGDRQYAYVDASSPLTRQGLAEVDATAVAPALRQNDWAGAAIGAARGYGAVLSGQPVPAVAVTPGEDDPGRGEGAGVAQGGWLFFLLLPAALALFAYALFRRRVRKAAVPRDGEETWGGPHPDSLADLDARARQALVQTDNAVRTSQEELGFAAAQFGDEATRPFTEAVETAKQELTAAFRLRQQLDDAYPEDDVTRLQMVQEILARCARANRLLDEKADDFDRLRAFERNAPQALAAAQAAFDTTSGRLAGARSALDAMRERYAASATEPVGTDLEQADSRLAFAHDSLEQARQAVEHDDNGAAAIRVRAAEAAVAQAGRLLDAVERRAQELADAAGALPGALTETNADLAEARGVLQGANELPTAALQGRIARAETVATEVRMAMDSGRYDPIDALRRVEEADAGLDEALMGAQESEQGTRRARALLERAMLSAQSSVGAAVDYIITNRGAVGSQARTRLAEAQRRLQQAQALSGQGVRADPHQALTEAQQADTLAQDALLLAQEDVAGFGAATEPGVYAVSTTGSGLAGAMLGGILLGGVFGGGYGGPASFGGGATRGRMGGGHL, encoded by the coding sequence ATGTTCCTGGCGGTGGTGCTGGCGGCGGGGTGTTGGACCCTGTCTTCGGCGAGCGCCGCCTTCGCCGACGCCCCGGTCGACCTGGCCCGCGAAGGGCAGATCACGGACCGGGTCGGGGCCCTCGGCAGCCGGGAACCCGAAGTCGCCCGGGCGCTGGCCCGGCTTGTCGACGAACACCAGCTGCAGCTGTTCGTGGTGTACGTGGACGACTTCTCCGGCCGGCCCCCGCAGCAGTGGGCGAACCAGACGGCCTCACGAAATGAGCTCGGCGCCGACGCTGCGCTGCTGTCTGTCGCCACCGGCGACCGGCAGTATGCCTACGTGGACGCGAGCTCACCGCTGACCCGGCAGGGGCTGGCTGAGGTTGATGCGACGGCGGTCGCGCCGGCGCTGCGGCAGAACGACTGGGCGGGAGCGGCGATCGGTGCGGCACGGGGGTACGGCGCGGTGCTCTCGGGCCAGCCCGTGCCCGCGGTGGCCGTCACGCCCGGAGAGGACGACCCGGGCCGCGGTGAAGGGGCAGGCGTCGCCCAGGGCGGCTGGCTCTTCTTCCTTCTGCTGCCGGCTGCGCTGGCCCTGTTCGCGTACGCCCTGTTCAGACGCAGGGTGCGCAAGGCAGCGGTGCCGCGAGACGGCGAGGAAACGTGGGGCGGACCGCACCCGGATTCGCTGGCGGATCTCGACGCCCGGGCGCGCCAGGCTCTGGTGCAGACCGACAACGCGGTGCGCACCAGTCAGGAGGAGCTGGGCTTCGCCGCCGCGCAGTTCGGCGACGAGGCGACCCGGCCCTTCACCGAAGCCGTGGAAACGGCGAAGCAGGAGCTGACCGCGGCGTTCCGGCTGCGCCAGCAACTCGACGACGCCTACCCCGAGGACGATGTGACCCGGCTGCAGATGGTCCAGGAGATACTGGCGCGCTGCGCCAGGGCCAATCGCCTGCTGGATGAAAAGGCCGACGACTTCGACCGCTTGCGTGCGTTCGAACGCAACGCACCCCAGGCCTTGGCCGCGGCTCAGGCCGCTTTCGACACCACCAGCGGCCGGCTGGCTGGTGCACGGTCCGCCCTGGATGCCATGCGTGAGCGGTACGCCGCTTCGGCCACCGAACCGGTCGGCACCGACCTCGAGCAGGCGGACAGCCGCCTTGCATTCGCGCACGACAGCCTTGAGCAGGCGCGCCAGGCGGTGGAACACGACGACAACGGCGCAGCCGCGATCCGGGTCCGCGCCGCGGAAGCGGCAGTCGCCCAGGCCGGCCGGTTGCTCGACGCCGTCGAACGGCGGGCGCAGGAACTCGCGGACGCAGCCGGCGCGCTGCCAGGCGCACTGACCGAGACGAACGCGGATTTGGCAGAGGCACGTGGCGTGCTGCAGGGAGCCAACGAGCTTCCGACCGCCGCCCTGCAGGGGCGGATCGCACGCGCCGAAACCGTCGCAACCGAGGTGCGCATGGCCATGGACAGCGGCCGGTACGACCCCATCGACGCGCTGCGCCGGGTAGAGGAGGCCGATGCCGGACTCGACGAGGCACTCATGGGAGCCCAGGAGAGCGAGCAGGGCACACGCCGTGCCCGGGCACTGCTCGAGCGGGCGATGCTCAGCGCGCAATCCAGCGTCGGGGCAGCCGTGGACTACATCATCACCAACAGGGGCGCCGTCGGCAGCCAGGCCCGCACCCGGCTCGCAGAGGCGCAACGCAGGCTCCAGCAGGCCCAGGCGCTTTCCGGCCAGGGCGTCAGAGCCGATCCGCACCAGGCCCTCACGGAGGCGCAGCAGGCCGACACACTGGCGCAAGACGCCCTGCTCCTGGCACAGGAGGACGTAGCGGGATTCGGTGCTGCCACGGAGCCCGGTGTGTATGCGGTCTCAACCACCGGCAGCGGACTGGCGGGCGCGATGCTCGGCGGCATCCTGCTCGGCGGTGTGTTCGGCGGCGGCTACGGCGGCCCCGCCAGCTTCGGGGGCGGCGCAACACGCGGCCGGATGGGCGGCGGCCACCTCTGA
- a CDS encoding NAD(P)H-binding protein: MMAILVTGATGNVGRNVVRRLVEAGTEVRALTRSPRPAGLPEVVRVIAGDLMQPELLADALKEVDRMYLFPVAETAREVVALARQAGVRRIVVLSSGAVTAGFDSDFHLPVERAVEESGLEWTHVRPGEFAMNKLALWGPSIRAEGVVRDPDPEAAWCPVHEQDVADVAALALLEDGHCGRAYTLNGPDMLSHRRQVELIAEAIGRPIRFEVVSRDEARENYRKQGGFAAENADFLLGFEDYSGGETDLQALEEFDPTAVGPSPTAEEVTGVPARTFAQWAHDHAREFLPD, from the coding sequence ATGATGGCGATCTTGGTGACCGGAGCCACCGGCAATGTCGGCCGGAACGTGGTCCGACGTCTCGTTGAGGCCGGCACGGAGGTGCGGGCTCTGACCCGCAGCCCACGCCCGGCAGGGTTACCGGAAGTCGTGCGCGTGATTGCGGGAGATCTCATGCAACCGGAATTACTCGCCGACGCGTTGAAAGAGGTCGACCGGATGTATCTCTTCCCGGTCGCCGAGACCGCACGGGAAGTGGTCGCCTTGGCTCGGCAGGCTGGCGTGCGCCGTATCGTGGTGCTGTCCTCCGGGGCTGTCACGGCAGGTTTCGACAGCGACTTCCACTTGCCGGTAGAGCGGGCGGTGGAGGAGTCGGGCCTGGAATGGACTCACGTGCGCCCAGGCGAGTTCGCGATGAACAAGCTGGCCCTGTGGGGCCCGTCCATCCGTGCCGAGGGCGTGGTGCGCGATCCCGACCCCGAGGCGGCCTGGTGTCCGGTACATGAGCAGGACGTCGCCGATGTCGCGGCCCTGGCTCTGCTGGAGGACGGGCACTGCGGACGGGCCTACACCCTCAACGGCCCCGACATGTTGTCGCATCGTCGACAAGTTGAACTCATCGCCGAAGCCATCGGCCGCCCGATCCGCTTCGAAGTGGTGAGCCGGGACGAGGCACGGGAGAACTACCGCAAGCAAGGAGGATTCGCGGCGGAGAACGCGGATTTCCTGCTCGGCTTCGAGGACTATTCAGGCGGCGAGACAGACCTGCAGGCACTCGAGGAATTCGATCCAACTGCGGTAGGCCCATCACCGACAGCCGAGGAGGTCACCGGAGTCCCGGCTCGCACCTTCGCCCAGTGGGCACACGACCATGCCCGGGAGTTTCTCCCTGACTGA
- a CDS encoding PspA/IM30 family protein — translation MTKQTILGRVAQLARANINALIDQAEDPQLMLDQLIRDYTNNIAEAEQAVAATIGNLRLMEQDYREDKDAATEWGRKALAASKKADELRAAGHPAEADRFDTLAKVALSRQLQSEREATSAEPTIASHTAVVDKLKTGLDQMQLKLGELQGKRDQLVARAKSAEAQNRMLDAVKSIDVLDPTSEISRFENKVRREEARAMGKEELAASSLDSQFEQLEGLGDATEIESRLAALKAA, via the coding sequence ATGACCAAGCAGACCATCCTGGGACGGGTCGCACAGCTGGCGCGGGCCAACATCAACGCCCTCATCGACCAGGCGGAGGACCCTCAGCTGATGCTGGACCAGCTGATCCGCGACTACACCAACAACATCGCCGAGGCGGAGCAGGCGGTAGCCGCCACCATCGGCAACCTGCGCCTGATGGAACAGGACTACAGGGAGGACAAGGACGCCGCCACCGAGTGGGGCCGCAAAGCACTCGCAGCCAGCAAGAAGGCAGACGAACTGCGAGCCGCCGGGCACCCCGCGGAAGCCGACCGGTTCGACACCCTGGCCAAGGTCGCCCTGAGCAGGCAGCTCCAGTCCGAGAGAGAGGCCACGTCGGCCGAGCCGACCATCGCCTCCCACACGGCCGTCGTGGACAAACTCAAAACGGGCCTGGACCAGATGCAGCTCAAGCTCGGAGAACTGCAAGGCAAGCGCGACCAGCTCGTCGCACGGGCGAAGTCCGCCGAGGCCCAGAACCGCATGCTGGACGCCGTCAAAAGCATCGACGTACTCGATCCCACCAGCGAAATCAGCCGGTTCGAGAACAAGGTGCGCCGCGAAGAGGCCCGGGCCATGGGCAAGGAAGAACTCGCCGCCTCCTCCCTGGATTCGCAGTTCGAACAGCTCGAAGGACTCGGCGACGCCACAGAGATCGAATCACGCCTGGCAGCCCTCAAGGCCGCATAA
- a CDS encoding WGxxGxxG family protein has translation MLTLPLRLLRYATEAVQEETAMRRAARTVLIALVLALGPAGAAFSQSAAEQASPPAASATIQAQDNQNEDDDDAGLWGLFGLLGLAGLIPWRKNRDRDRHGYQESTRSTGRSTGM, from the coding sequence ATGCTGACGTTGCCGCTGCGACTGCTGCGATACGCGACGGAGGCAGTACAGGAGGAAACCGCTATGCGTAGAGCTGCCAGGACGGTACTCATCGCGCTTGTGCTCGCTCTCGGACCGGCGGGAGCGGCGTTCAGCCAGAGCGCTGCCGAACAGGCGAGCCCGCCGGCCGCCAGCGCGACGATACAGGCGCAGGACAACCAGAACGAGGACGACGACGACGCGGGCCTGTGGGGTCTCTTCGGCCTCCTTGGTCTGGCCGGCCTGATTCCGTGGCGCAAGAACCGTGACCGCGATCGCCACGGGTACCAGGAATCCACCCGTTCCACCGGCCGCTCCACCGGCATGTGA
- a CDS encoding LysR family transcriptional regulator: protein MTQSGDSREAHLRGDPSTHQLRLFLILAEELHFGQAAQRAFMTQPAFSQQIRALERRLGLTLVDRSTRTAGLTRAGQALLPEARGVVEAADRLQQAAVAQKRAVSGRIVIGSLEATTSIPPIPEIFDELQATQPGLTIEVLRMGFADWAEALLAGDVDVAFVFPPVPPGVQAHRLATMDRVVCLHDRDPLASQEPLSLEQLADRPVVGWSPRIPKAWRDFWSVDPRPDGTPVRYTNHQTTEWEPALTAIGLGEGIQFPPEPSRWLYQRHGVAYADVTDLTPCWTALAWRTQDRDKPTVTALRTAARTVTTRQTPT, encoded by the coding sequence ATGACGCAGTCGGGGGATAGTCGAGAAGCGCACCTTAGGGGGGATCCGAGCACGCATCAGCTGCGGCTCTTCCTAATACTCGCCGAAGAACTGCACTTCGGACAGGCGGCGCAGCGAGCGTTCATGACGCAGCCGGCGTTCTCGCAGCAGATCCGTGCTCTGGAGCGCCGTCTGGGCCTGACACTGGTCGATCGCAGTACACGCACGGCAGGCCTCACCAGGGCCGGACAAGCACTGCTGCCTGAGGCCCGGGGCGTAGTGGAGGCAGCAGACCGGTTGCAGCAAGCTGCCGTCGCGCAGAAGCGGGCTGTCTCCGGCCGGATCGTGATCGGCTCCTTAGAGGCCACGACGTCCATACCGCCGATACCGGAGATCTTCGACGAACTCCAGGCGACACAGCCTGGCCTGACGATCGAGGTGCTGCGCATGGGGTTCGCTGACTGGGCTGAGGCCCTCCTCGCTGGCGATGTCGACGTGGCGTTCGTCTTCCCGCCCGTGCCACCGGGAGTACAGGCGCATCGCCTGGCCACGATGGACCGTGTCGTGTGCCTGCACGACCGCGACCCCCTCGCCAGCCAGGAACCGCTGAGCTTGGAGCAACTGGCCGACCGGCCCGTCGTCGGCTGGTCACCCAGAATCCCCAAGGCCTGGCGGGACTTTTGGTCCGTCGATCCCCGCCCCGACGGCACCCCCGTCCGCTACACCAACCACCAGACCACCGAATGGGAGCCCGCCCTGACCGCCATCGGCCTCGGCGAGGGCATCCAGTTCCCCCCGGAACCCTCCCGCTGGCTCTACCAACGCCACGGCGTCGCCTACGCCGACGTCACCGACCTCACCCCTTGCTGGACCGCCCTCGCGTGGCGTACCCAAGACCGCGACAAACCCACCGTCACCGCCCTGCGCACCGCAGCTCGAACCGTCACCACCCGGCAGACTCCGACGTAA
- a CDS encoding DUF3618 domain-containing protein codes for MGTSPDQVRAGIEATRERLSEDVDRLADRASPRRVVRRRTNRVRGAVSGLRTRVMGSAAETAGQTRDRTQQAAQSVREGAGQATGKAREVAGQATDTAREVAGEAGEAVRQAPEQAARQTQGNPLAAGLIAFGAGLLTASLIPASQAEEQAASRITEQAGPALEPVRQATVESAQQLKEDATGAAQQAVQEVKDSATEAARTTGEEARGQAGRVAEQAGESGRQVAEKSRGQGRDTL; via the coding sequence ATGGGCACGTCACCCGACCAGGTAAGGGCCGGCATTGAGGCGACCCGGGAGAGGCTGTCCGAGGACGTGGACCGGCTGGCCGACCGTGCCAGTCCCCGCCGTGTGGTACGCCGCCGCACAAACCGGGTCCGCGGCGCGGTGTCGGGGCTTCGCACCCGGGTCATGGGAAGCGCCGCGGAGACGGCAGGGCAAACCAGGGACCGCACGCAGCAGGCGGCGCAGTCGGTACGGGAGGGCGCCGGTCAGGCGACGGGCAAGGCACGCGAGGTGGCCGGGCAGGCGACCGACACCGCCCGTGAGGTAGCCGGGGAGGCCGGCGAAGCGGTGCGCCAGGCACCGGAGCAGGCGGCGCGGCAGACCCAGGGCAACCCGCTGGCCGCAGGGCTGATCGCCTTCGGCGCCGGGCTGCTGACCGCATCTCTCATTCCAGCCTCGCAGGCCGAGGAGCAGGCGGCCTCCCGCATCACCGAGCAGGCCGGCCCAGCGCTCGAGCCGGTCAGGCAGGCGACCGTGGAGTCCGCACAGCAGCTCAAGGAAGACGCCACTGGGGCCGCTCAGCAGGCGGTGCAGGAGGTGAAGGACAGCGCTACGGAGGCCGCGAGGACCACGGGCGAGGAGGCCCGCGGCCAAGCGGGGCGAGTGGCTGAGCAGGCCGGCGAGTCGGGGCGGCAGGTCGCCGAGAAGAGCCGTGGGCAGGGCCGCGACACGCTCTGA
- a CDS encoding methionine--tRNA ligase, translated as MTARRRYITTTIPYVNARPHLGFALELVQADTLARHYRLRGERVRLLSGTDDNSLKNVLAAEAAGVDVQSFVDRNADAFAALRGPLSLSFDDFIRTSSDPRHRVGVERLWRQCAASGDLYRKEYEGLYCVGCEQFYTPDELVDGRCGEHGTEPQLVAEENWFFRLSRYADRLHQLISSGELRIEPAARRNEVLALIEGGLHDFSVSRSHNRARGWGIPVPDDPSQVVYVWWDALGNYVTSLGYGTGDSAYDQWWATSERRVHLVGKGVVRFHAVYWPAMLLSAGLPLPTDILVHDYLTVDGRKISKSAGTSVDPAALAATFGTDAVRWWLLRDVPRAGDADFTPDRLTARADADFAGGLGNLVHRIVTMVHRFRGGVIPASAPDNSSGLALVGVYRKAPGLVDAALADFDFRRATRAVWHIVEEANRCIDATRPWELARQERKGDGEALKRLDTVLATLVAACRVLADELRPFIPDAATRITERLTPVEGRLPAAEPLFPRIQEDTQPA; from the coding sequence ATGACCGCACGACGCCGCTACATCACCACGACTATTCCGTACGTCAACGCCCGCCCGCACCTGGGCTTCGCCCTGGAGCTTGTCCAAGCGGACACGTTGGCCCGTCACTATCGTCTACGGGGCGAGCGGGTCCGGCTGCTCAGCGGAACCGACGACAACTCTCTGAAGAACGTCCTGGCCGCCGAAGCGGCTGGTGTCGACGTGCAGTCGTTCGTCGACCGCAACGCCGACGCGTTCGCCGCATTGCGTGGTCCACTGTCGCTCTCATTCGACGACTTCATCCGCACCAGCAGCGACCCGCGTCACCGCGTCGGAGTCGAACGACTGTGGCGCCAGTGCGCCGCGTCTGGTGACCTGTATCGCAAGGAGTATGAAGGCCTGTACTGCGTTGGCTGCGAACAGTTCTACACCCCTGACGAACTGGTCGATGGACGGTGTGGCGAGCACGGCACCGAGCCTCAGCTCGTCGCGGAGGAGAACTGGTTCTTCCGGCTGTCCCGTTACGCCGACCGCCTCCATCAGCTGATTTCGAGCGGTGAACTGCGCATCGAGCCCGCCGCTCGCCGCAACGAGGTCCTCGCCCTCATCGAAGGCGGCCTGCACGACTTTTCTGTCTCCCGCTCTCACAATCGCGCCCGCGGCTGGGGCATCCCCGTGCCGGACGACCCGAGCCAGGTCGTCTATGTGTGGTGGGACGCCCTCGGCAACTACGTCACCAGTCTCGGATACGGCACTGGTGACAGCGCTTACGACCAGTGGTGGGCCACCAGCGAGCGCCGCGTCCACCTGGTCGGCAAGGGAGTGGTGCGCTTCCACGCCGTGTACTGGCCGGCCATGCTGCTGTCGGCTGGGCTCCCGCTGCCCACCGACATCCTGGTCCATGACTACCTCACCGTCGACGGCCGCAAGATCAGCAAGTCGGCCGGAACCAGCGTCGACCCGGCTGCGCTGGCCGCGACCTTTGGCACAGACGCGGTGCGCTGGTGGCTCCTGCGCGATGTACCCCGGGCCGGGGACGCCGACTTCACTCCCGACCGCTTGACCGCCCGCGCGGATGCGGATTTCGCCGGAGGACTGGGTAACCTCGTCCACCGCATCGTGACCATGGTTCACCGCTTTCGTGGCGGAGTCATCCCCGCCTCTGCGCCTGACAATTCCAGTGGGCTGGCGCTGGTGGGCGTTTACCGGAAGGCACCCGGCCTCGTCGATGCCGCCTTGGCCGACTTCGACTTCCGGCGTGCCACCCGTGCGGTCTGGCACATCGTGGAGGAAGCCAATCGATGCATTGACGCCACCAGGCCATGGGAACTGGCTCGGCAAGAGCGGAAGGGCGACGGTGAAGCACTGAAGCGGCTCGACACCGTCCTCGCCACGCTGGTCGCCGCATGTCGTGTGCTGGCCGATGAACTGCGCCCTTTTATCCCAGATGCCGCGACGCGGATTACCGAACGGCTGACACCGGTCGAGGGGCGTCTACCCGCGGCAGAGCCGCTGTTCCCTCGCATTCAGGAGGACACACAGCCAGCGTGA
- a CDS encoding tyrosine-type recombinase/integrase, which translates to MGIERRLAPPDRTRALTENQIAALWRLDVGLRERTFWKLLYESAARADEVLCLNVEDLYPQDKRGRITAKGGAMDWIHWQSGTAQLLPQLIARRARGPLFLTDRKAPAGTPTLDMCPETGRGRLSYRRAEEIFEESTRLLANPLASPDDIEDLDGWTLHRLQHSALTHDAEGGTSTPMLLARSRHASVRSLERYARPGVDAVARHVAERDPAARRKR; encoded by the coding sequence ATCGGCATCGAGCGGCGGCTGGCACCCCCGGACCGCACCAGGGCCCTGACCGAGAACCAGATCGCCGCCCTGTGGCGCCTGGACGTCGGGCTCAGGGAGAGGACGTTCTGGAAGCTTCTCTACGAAAGCGCCGCACGGGCCGATGAGGTGCTGTGCCTGAACGTGGAAGACCTGTATCCGCAGGACAAGCGCGGCAGGATCACCGCCAAGGGCGGTGCAATGGACTGGATTCACTGGCAGTCCGGCACCGCTCAGCTCCTGCCTCAACTGATCGCCCGCCGCGCCCGCGGTCCGCTGTTCCTCACCGACCGCAAGGCCCCGGCCGGGACGCCGACGCTTGACATGTGCCCGGAGACCGGCCGGGGCCGGCTCTCCTATCGCCGGGCCGAGGAGATCTTCGAGGAGAGCACCCGGCTGCTGGCCAACCCCCTCGCCTCCCCGGACGACATCGAGGACCTGGACGGCTGGACCCTGCACCGGCTGCAGCACTCCGCGCTCACGCACGACGCGGAGGGCGGCACTTCCACCCCGATGCTGCTGGCCCGGTCCCGCCATGCCTCCGTCCGCTCCCTGGAGCGGTACGCCCGCCCCGGCGTCGACGCCGTCGCCCGACACGTCGCCGAACGCGACCCCGCCGCCCGCCGGAAGCGCTGA
- a CDS encoding IS6 family transposase, whose product MIFWLIRLERSLVGSTSLSYKGHRYPVEVISHCVWLYHRFPLSFREVEELMLERGIVVSYETVRRWCAKFGQRYASALRRRRPRPGNKWHLDEVFIKINGEQKYLWRGVDQDGKVLDILVQDRRDKAAARRFFRRLLKRTGAGPRVIVTDKLRSYSAAHREVMPSVEHRQSKYLNNRAENSHQPTRQRERAMKGFRGTGAAQRFLSAFSGISPHFRPHRHRLSAHNYRAEMIVRFAIWEQITGAAGPSTTA is encoded by the coding sequence ATGATCTTCTGGTTGATAAGACTGGAAAGGTCGTTGGTGGGGAGCACGTCGCTGTCGTACAAGGGGCACCGGTATCCGGTCGAGGTCATCTCCCACTGTGTGTGGCTGTACCACCGCTTCCCTCTCAGTTTCCGCGAGGTCGAGGAGCTGATGCTCGAGCGCGGAATCGTCGTCTCCTACGAGACGGTGCGCCGCTGGTGCGCCAAGTTCGGACAGCGGTACGCGAGCGCGCTGCGCCGCCGGCGGCCCCGGCCTGGTAACAAGTGGCACCTGGACGAGGTCTTCATCAAGATCAACGGGGAGCAGAAGTACCTGTGGCGGGGCGTCGACCAGGACGGCAAGGTCCTGGACATCCTGGTGCAGGATCGGCGGGACAAGGCCGCGGCCAGACGCTTCTTCCGCAGACTTTTGAAGAGGACCGGTGCGGGGCCGCGGGTGATCGTCACCGACAAGCTCCGCTCCTACAGCGCGGCCCACCGCGAGGTCATGCCCTCCGTCGAGCACCGCCAGTCGAAGTACCTGAACAACCGGGCGGAGAACAGCCACCAGCCCACCAGGCAGCGCGAACGGGCGATGAAAGGCTTCCGCGGCACCGGCGCAGCCCAGCGGTTCCTGTCCGCGTTCAGCGGCATCTCACCCCACTTCCGGCCCCACCGCCACCGGCTGTCCGCACACAACTACCGAGCCGAAATGATCGTCCGCTTCGCAATCTGGGAGCAGATCACCGGCGCCGCCGGCCCCTCCACCACGGCCTGA
- a CDS encoding YihY/virulence factor BrkB family protein, which yields MSEQQYGPGEQVEAAAPDSPVGLPKQSWGKVFKGTLREFKDDELADRAAALTYYGVLSLFPALLVLVSLLGITGKAASDTVLDNLRQLTPGSARDIVTRAVQQLQGNADIGSVMAFAGIVLAVWSASGYVAAFIRTSNAVYDMPEGRPVWKTLPLRIALTVVLMVLAMISALVVVFTGGLARQAGQAFGLGDTALTVWSVAKWPVLVVLVTLMIAILYWASPNADVKGFRWITPGSFLALVIWMIASAGFALYVANFASYNKTYGTMAGVIVFLIWLWVTNLAILLGLEFDAETVRQRAVAGGYPPDAEPYTQPRDTRKWDEEDRRRMDGA from the coding sequence GTGAGCGAGCAGCAGTACGGGCCTGGTGAGCAGGTGGAGGCGGCGGCGCCCGATTCACCGGTCGGACTGCCTAAGCAGTCGTGGGGCAAGGTGTTCAAGGGCACGCTGCGGGAGTTCAAGGACGATGAACTGGCCGACCGCGCTGCGGCACTGACGTACTACGGCGTCCTGTCGCTGTTTCCGGCGTTGCTGGTGTTGGTCTCCCTGCTGGGCATCACCGGCAAGGCGGCCAGCGACACGGTGCTGGACAATCTCAGGCAGCTCACTCCCGGCTCGGCCCGGGACATCGTCACCAGGGCTGTTCAGCAGCTCCAGGGCAACGCTGATATCGGTTCGGTCATGGCCTTCGCCGGTATCGTGCTGGCGGTGTGGTCGGCCTCCGGTTATGTGGCGGCGTTCATCCGCACCTCCAACGCTGTCTATGACATGCCCGAAGGCCGTCCGGTGTGGAAGACTCTGCCCCTGCGTATCGCGCTGACGGTCGTGCTGATGGTGTTGGCAATGATCAGCGCGCTGGTCGTGGTCTTCACCGGTGGGCTGGCTCGCCAGGCCGGGCAGGCTTTCGGTCTCGGGGACACGGCGCTGACGGTGTGGTCGGTCGCCAAGTGGCCCGTCCTGGTCGTCCTGGTCACTCTCATGATCGCCATCCTGTACTGGGCGAGCCCGAACGCCGACGTAAAGGGCTTCCGGTGGATCACCCCGGGCAGTTTCCTGGCCCTGGTCATCTGGATGATCGCCTCCGCCGGGTTCGCGTTGTATGTCGCGAACTTCGCGTCCTACAACAAGACCTACGGCACGATGGCCGGCGTCATCGTCTTCCTCATCTGGCTGTGGGTCACCAACCTTGCGATCCTTTTGGGCCTGGAGTTCGATGCCGAGACCGTACGCCAGCGGGCCGTCGCCGGCGGCTACCCCCCCGATGCCGAGCCGTACACACAGCCCCGCGACACCAGGAAGTGGGACGAGGAAGACCGGCGCCGCATGGACGGCGCCTGA